In a single window of the Rhizobiaceae bacterium genome:
- a CDS encoding PAS domain S-box protein — MEARPYSFVDVAVLDGIRQRFVRGDSLVVLTRTLDRIVWANGAGANLLGYPDVEDAIGQESGIGAIARRQIESLGGFPDIGADRSVVVRLPSGTSYAAVAMSASGLTLPDGESAILLAVGADATPGTDETATRALHGLVRDGQSAAIISGNGEIVASTPGLEKLRIPSSEIGGLISEVRAETDRLVKRSIATPSGRFPCALARLADDPALHLLIVLEDDMTEQEPARALPTAVFGRAETASPKNPTSISPAQDSVSSVRFVWRTDPEGRFNAISDEFVAAVGAPAADILGRHFATVATVFGMDPDREIAGLMERRETWSGRTVMWPITGTAQHAPVDLAALPTYDRSRNFEGFRGFGILRLDEAVDDPEKIGLSLTPGSLDGFTAANGGTGDAGADEDDDPFQGETPALATPDIPERPAQRGGLSATERIAFREIGERLKRDQKQERTSAAPPPPPEPTETVPAPQAGRTASARIGNITMVGRKWQGQPQAVPPATPEPPAPELLPPPPELPAPPPEPPVAVTPPVETPRTDTSILDKLPVPILIHSGDVLHYANPEFLGLTDYEELAELVQAGGLDALFPEPYDEPESETGHKIRMRASDGMEFPVEALMRFVPWAGKRALMLVVRKAGDAADTEALEEMRTRLEEMRTIVDTATDGVILIDRDGAIRSISHPAEALFGFDGSDVRGRPLVSLFAIESQQAVSDYLASLAQNGVASVLNDGREVIGREAEGNLIPMFMTIGRLPGDGGFCAVVRDITQWKRAEEELTKAKAEAEHASSQKSEFLARVSHEIRTPLNAIIGFSELMLDERFGTISNDRYRDYLRDINRSGSHVLDLVNDLLDISKIEAGQQEMNYEAVSLNDVLSEAVAIMQPQANRERVIIRSSLYPRLPDIVADLRSVKQIALNILSNAVRYTQAGGQVVVSTTYEKSGDVVMRVRDTGVGMSQAEIEQAMKPFRQINALQRARGDGTGLGLPLTKAMAEANRARFSIESDPGEGTLVEITFASTRVLAQ, encoded by the coding sequence ATGGAAGCCAGACCGTATTCATTCGTCGATGTCGCGGTGCTCGACGGCATCCGCCAGCGCTTCGTGCGCGGCGATTCGCTCGTCGTCCTGACACGCACGCTCGACCGGATCGTCTGGGCCAACGGCGCGGGCGCCAACCTGCTCGGCTATCCCGATGTCGAGGACGCCATCGGCCAGGAATCCGGGATCGGCGCCATCGCGCGGCGACAGATCGAATCGCTTGGCGGCTTCCCCGACATTGGCGCGGACCGCAGCGTCGTGGTGCGCCTCCCCTCCGGCACCTCCTATGCCGCGGTCGCCATGTCGGCGAGCGGCCTGACGTTGCCGGACGGCGAGAGCGCGATCCTGCTTGCCGTCGGTGCAGATGCCACGCCCGGCACGGATGAAACGGCCACGCGTGCGCTGCACGGTCTTGTGCGCGACGGACAGTCGGCGGCCATCATCTCCGGCAACGGCGAGATCGTCGCATCGACGCCGGGGCTGGAAAAGCTCCGCATTCCGTCCAGCGAGATCGGCGGCTTGATAAGTGAGGTGCGTGCCGAGACCGACCGGCTGGTCAAGCGCTCCATTGCCACCCCGTCGGGCCGCTTTCCCTGCGCCCTTGCCCGACTGGCGGACGATCCGGCCCTGCACCTGCTGATCGTGCTCGAAGACGACATGACGGAACAGGAACCGGCGCGCGCGCTGCCGACCGCAGTCTTTGGGCGCGCGGAGACGGCATCGCCGAAGAATCCGACCTCCATCTCCCCGGCACAGGATTCCGTTTCATCCGTGCGTTTTGTGTGGCGCACCGACCCGGAAGGCCGCTTCAACGCGATTTCCGACGAGTTCGTCGCTGCGGTCGGCGCACCCGCAGCCGACATTCTGGGCAGGCATTTCGCCACCGTCGCGACGGTATTCGGCATGGACCCGGACCGCGAGATTGCGGGCCTGATGGAGCGGCGGGAAACCTGGTCGGGCCGCACGGTGATGTGGCCCATCACTGGCACGGCGCAGCATGCCCCGGTCGACCTCGCCGCGCTGCCAACCTATGACCGCTCACGTAATTTCGAGGGATTTCGCGGCTTCGGCATACTCAGGCTGGATGAGGCGGTCGACGATCCGGAAAAGATCGGGCTTTCGCTTACCCCCGGTTCGCTGGACGGATTCACGGCCGCGAATGGAGGGACCGGCGATGCCGGAGCGGACGAGGATGACGATCCGTTCCAGGGCGAGACCCCCGCGCTAGCAACGCCAGACATCCCCGAACGACCGGCGCAGCGCGGCGGCCTGAGTGCTACGGAACGCATCGCATTTCGCGAGATCGGCGAGCGGCTGAAGCGCGACCAGAAGCAGGAGCGGACCAGCGCCGCACCGCCTCCGCCCCCGGAGCCCACTGAGACCGTGCCTGCGCCGCAGGCGGGCCGCACGGCGAGCGCCCGGATCGGCAACATAACCATGGTGGGCCGCAAATGGCAGGGGCAGCCGCAGGCCGTGCCTCCCGCGACGCCGGAACCCCCGGCCCCCGAATTGCTGCCCCCGCCGCCGGAGCTGCCCGCACCGCCGCCGGAGCCGCCCGTCGCCGTCACGCCGCCCGTGGAGACACCGAGGACGGACACCTCGATCCTCGACAAGCTGCCGGTGCCGATCCTCATTCACTCCGGCGATGTGCTCCACTACGCCAACCCCGAATTTCTCGGCCTGACCGATTATGAGGAACTGGCCGAACTCGTTCAGGCGGGCGGGCTGGATGCGCTTTTCCCCGAACCATATGACGAGCCGGAATCGGAGACCGGCCATAAAATCAGGATGCGCGCCAGCGACGGCATGGAGTTTCCGGTCGAGGCGCTGATGCGCTTCGTGCCCTGGGCGGGCAAGCGCGCGCTCATGCTGGTCGTGCGCAAGGCCGGGGACGCCGCCGACACCGAGGCGCTGGAGGAAATGCGCACGCGTCTGGAAGAGATGCGGACCATTGTGGACACCGCCACCGACGGCGTCATCCTCATTGACCGCGACGGCGCGATCCGCTCGATCAGCCACCCGGCGGAAGCCTTGTTCGGCTTCGACGGCAGCGATGTGCGCGGCAGGCCGCTTGTGTCGCTCTTCGCCATCGAGAGCCAGCAGGCCGTCTCCGATTATCTGGCGAGCCTCGCCCAGAACGGGGTCGCCAGCGTGCTCAATGACGGGCGCGAGGTGATCGGGCGCGAGGCCGAGGGCAATCTCATTCCGATGTTCATGACCATCGGCCGCCTGCCGGGCGACGGTGGCTTCTGCGCCGTGGTGCGCGACATCACGCAATGGAAGCGCGCCGAAGAGGAATTGACCAAGGCAAAAGCCGAGGCCGAGCACGCCTCCTCACAGAAGAGCGAATTCCTCGCCCGCGTCAGCCACGAGATACGCACGCCGCTCAACGCCATCATCGGCTTTTCCGAGTTGATGCTCGACGAGCGCTTCGGCACGATTTCCAACGACCGCTATCGCGACTACCTGCGCGACATCAACCGTTCCGGCTCGCATGTGCTCGATCTCGTGAACGATTTGCTCGACATTTCAAAGATCGAGGCCGGCCAGCAGGAGATGAACTACGAGGCCGTGTCGCTCAACGACGTGCTCTCCGAAGCCGTCGCCATCATGCAGCCGCAGGCCAATCGGGAGCGCGTCATCATCCGCTCCAGCCTCTACCCCCGCCTGCCCGACATCGTGGCGGACCTGCGCAGCGTCAAGCAGATCGCGCTCAACATCCTGTCCAACGCCGTGCGCTACACGCAGGCGGGCGGCCAGGTCGTCGTGTCCACGACCTATGAAAAGAGCGGCGACGTGGTGATGCGGGTCCGCGACACGGGCGTCGGCATGAGCCAGGCGGAAATCGAGCAGGCCATGAAGCCTTTCAGGCAGATCAATGCGTTGCAGCGCGCGCGGGGCGACGGCACCGGGCTTGGCCTGCCCCTTACAAAGGCAATGGCAGAGGCCAATCGCGCGCGGTTTTCGATCGAATCCGACCCCGGCGAAGGCACGCTGGTCGAGATCACCTTCGCCTCGACAAGGGTTCTGGCCCAATAA
- a CDS encoding Fe(3+) ABC transporter substrate-binding protein, whose protein sequence is MKINPLRTFVLATVAAALSSGSALADGVVNIYTYRQPALIQSVLDVFTKETGIKTQVLFLDKGLEERILAEGQNSPADVIMTVDIARLTNAKEKGITQPLDDETINKNISAEYRDPEGHWFGLTKRARVVYASKDRVKDTAITYAELADPKWKGKICMRSGQHDYNLGLFGAAIAHWGPEKTEEWMKGLKANLAHKPDGADRSQAKSIAAGECDIAIGNTYYVGLMRTNEKEPEEKEWGNAINVIFPTFENGLTHVNISGAALAKYAPHKDDAVKLIQFLSSDEAQRVYAEKNFEYPVENGLEPSEIVRSFGELKADTLPLVDIASHRKEASEMVDRVGLDDGPSS, encoded by the coding sequence ATGAAGATCAATCCGCTACGGACATTTGTGCTCGCGACAGTCGCGGCAGCACTCAGTTCAGGCAGCGCGCTCGCAGACGGTGTGGTCAACATCTACACCTATCGCCAGCCAGCCCTCATCCAGTCTGTGCTGGACGTGTTCACCAAGGAAACCGGAATCAAGACCCAGGTGCTTTTCCTCGACAAGGGGCTTGAAGAGCGCATTCTCGCCGAAGGCCAGAATTCGCCTGCCGACGTCATCATGACGGTCGATATCGCACGTCTGACCAACGCGAAGGAAAAGGGCATCACCCAGCCGCTCGATGACGAGACGATCAACAAGAACATTTCGGCCGAATACCGCGACCCGGAAGGCCATTGGTTCGGCCTCACCAAGCGCGCCCGCGTCGTCTACGCCTCCAAGGATCGCGTCAAGGACACGGCGATTACCTATGCCGAACTCGCCGATCCGAAATGGAAAGGCAAGATCTGCATGCGTTCGGGCCAGCATGACTACAATCTCGGCCTGTTCGGCGCGGCCATCGCCCATTGGGGTCCGGAAAAGACCGAGGAATGGATGAAGGGCCTCAAGGCGAACCTGGCGCACAAGCCGGATGGCGCGGATCGTTCGCAGGCCAAGTCCATCGCGGCGGGCGAATGCGACATCGCGATCGGCAACACCTATTATGTCGGCCTGATGCGCACCAACGAGAAGGAACCCGAGGAAAAGGAATGGGGCAATGCCATCAACGTCATTTTCCCGACCTTTGAAAACGGCCTGACGCACGTCAACATTTCCGGCGCGGCACTTGCAAAATACGCCCCGCACAAGGACGATGCGGTCAAGCTGATCCAGTTCCTGTCGAGCGACGAGGCGCAGCGCGTCTATGCCGAGAAGAACTTCGAATATCCGGTGGAGAACGGTCTTGAACCGTCAGAGATCGTGCGGTCTTTCGGCGAGCTGAAAGCGGACACGCTGCCGCTGGTGGACATTGCGAGCCATCGCAAGGAGGCTTCCGAAATGGTCGACCGCGTCGGCCTCGACGACGGTCCGAGCAGCTGA
- a CDS encoding iron ABC transporter permease produces the protein MIPLPAAIPRHPWLQTASAIIAFLVALPVLALVAIALTGSGDDWPHVIRNVLPQSAATTLWLLTMVSAATAVIGVFSAYLIAAFEFPFRRTLAWAIVLPLAVPPYLAAYALGEFFHFTGPVQSLIRALFGFQSIRDYWFPDIRSTGGAALVMTCVLYPYVYMTARVVFLMQGRGVADAARTLGANRARTFFKVLLPLARPAVVAGVALVLMETLNDIGASEYLGVRTLTFSVYATWLNRGSLAGGAQIALVLLAIVAALLIAESWARRQQRYAAQRASQLKARPPRQRLHGAKAIAAPVLLALPALIGFGVPLYVFGGYAWRRLDLAFTGELASAFATSVLTAGITAILTVLIAGLLTYASRYTRSRMLPVEARIASMGYALPGGILALGLLFVLGSTDAMIDRMSRSIFDYSTGLVFTGSAAAVIIACTIRFIALAEGAIRSGHDKLPPNIEAAARTLGRTAGQSAQAILLPLLTPAILTAAVLVFVDTIKELSATILLRPFGFNTLATYVYEQASRGVPEDGAFAALTIVATALIPVAILSRMLADDRSA, from the coding sequence ATGATTCCGCTGCCGGCGGCGATACCGCGCCATCCCTGGCTGCAAACCGCATCCGCGATCATAGCATTTCTCGTGGCGCTTCCCGTGCTTGCCCTCGTCGCCATTGCGCTGACGGGTTCAGGTGACGACTGGCCACATGTCATCCGCAATGTGTTGCCGCAGTCGGCCGCCACGACGCTTTGGCTGCTGACGATGGTGTCTGCCGCAACGGCGGTGATCGGTGTGTTCAGCGCCTATCTGATCGCCGCCTTCGAATTCCCTTTTCGGCGCACGCTTGCCTGGGCAATCGTCCTGCCGCTGGCGGTACCGCCCTATCTCGCCGCCTATGCGCTTGGCGAGTTCTTCCACTTCACCGGGCCGGTCCAGTCCCTCATTCGTGCGCTGTTCGGCTTCCAGTCCATCCGCGATTACTGGTTTCCGGATATCCGCTCGACAGGCGGCGCGGCGCTGGTCATGACCTGCGTGCTCTATCCTTACGTCTATATGACCGCGCGTGTCGTTTTTCTCATGCAGGGACGCGGCGTCGCCGATGCGGCCCGCACGCTCGGCGCAAACCGTGCGCGCACCTTCTTCAAGGTTCTGCTGCCGCTTGCCCGGCCTGCCGTCGTGGCTGGGGTCGCCCTCGTCCTGATGGAAACGCTGAACGACATCGGCGCTTCGGAATATCTCGGCGTGCGCACGCTGACCTTTTCCGTTTATGCGACATGGCTCAATCGCGGCAGCCTCGCGGGCGGCGCGCAGATCGCGCTTGTCCTGCTTGCTATCGTCGCCGCGCTGCTGATTGCGGAAAGCTGGGCGCGACGCCAGCAGCGCTATGCCGCCCAGCGCGCATCCCAGCTCAAGGCGCGCCCACCTCGCCAGAGGCTCCATGGTGCAAAGGCCATTGCCGCGCCTGTGCTGCTTGCCCTGCCAGCGCTGATCGGCTTCGGCGTCCCGCTCTATGTTTTCGGGGGCTACGCCTGGCGTCGCCTCGATCTTGCCTTTACCGGCGAACTGGCAAGCGCCTTCGCAACCAGCGTCCTGACCGCCGGCATCACCGCAATCCTCACCGTCCTCATCGCCGGATTGCTCACCTATGCCAGCCGCTATACGCGCTCGCGCATGCTTCCGGTCGAAGCGCGCATCGCCTCGATGGGCTACGCGCTGCCGGGCGGCATTCTGGCGCTCGGCCTGTTATTCGTGCTGGGCAGCACGGACGCCATGATCGACCGGATGTCACGCTCGATCTTTGACTATTCCACGGGCCTCGTCTTCACGGGCTCGGCGGCTGCCGTCATCATAGCCTGCACCATCCGCTTCATCGCGCTCGCCGAAGGCGCGATCCGCAGCGGCCATGACAAGCTGCCGCCAAACATTGAAGCCGCCGCGCGCACGCTGGGGCGCACCGCCGGGCAAAGCGCGCAGGCGATCCTGCTGCCCTTGCTGACGCCCGCCATCCTCACCGCCGCCGTGCTCGTCTTCGTCGATACGATCAAGGAATTGTCGGCGACGATTTTGCTGCGGCCTTTCGGGTTCAACACGCTGGCGACCTATGTCTATGAGCAGGCATCGCGCGGCGTGCCCGAAGACGGCGCCTTCGCGGCGCTGACGATCGTCGCAACCGCGCTCATCCCCGTCGCCATCCTCTCCCGTATGCTCGCTGACGACCGCAGCGCGTAG